From a single Terriglobales bacterium genomic region:
- the ribA gene encoding GTP cyclohydrolase II has translation MGTSPTRIQATKRAEADFPTQFGNFRILGFEGSQRDPETCRPEAAVAVVMGDIQSAPPLVRIHSQCLTGDVFHSLRCDCRQQLELALRMIADAGAGILLYEQKEGRGIGLIAKLQAYELQDQGLDTVEANEKLGFKADHREFELPAAILRAMDVSEIRLISNNPQKVSALEAAGVHVIERVPCEPETSAHSAAYLRTKREKLGHLLGSSE, from the coding sequence ATGGGCACCTCTCCTACTCGAATTCAGGCGACCAAGCGCGCTGAAGCTGACTTTCCCACTCAGTTCGGCAACTTCCGCATTCTGGGATTCGAGGGGAGCCAGCGCGATCCTGAGACCTGCCGCCCGGAAGCCGCTGTGGCGGTCGTGATGGGAGACATTCAATCTGCGCCTCCTCTCGTGCGCATTCACTCGCAATGTCTGACTGGAGACGTGTTCCACTCTCTCCGCTGTGACTGTCGGCAACAACTTGAACTCGCTCTGCGGATGATCGCCGATGCTGGAGCAGGAATTCTGCTTTATGAACAGAAGGAAGGCCGGGGCATCGGACTCATCGCTAAGCTGCAGGCATACGAGCTTCAGGACCAGGGACTCGATACCGTCGAAGCCAACGAGAAACTCGGCTTCAAAGCCGATCATCGCGAGTTCGAACTGCCTGCGGCTATTCTCAGGGCAATGGATGTGAGTGAAATAAGACTAATTTCCAACAATCCTCAGAAGGTATCCGCACTTGAAGCTGCCGGCGTGCATGTAATCGAGCGGGTTCCCTGCGAGCCGGAGACGAGCGCACATTCTGCCGCATATCTGAGAACAAAACGAGAGAAGCTGGGTCATTTACTCGGAAGCAGTGAGTAA
- the bshA gene encoding N-acetyl-alpha-D-glucosaminyl L-malate synthase BshA: MKIGITCYPTYGGSGVVATELGIELANRGHEVHFISYSQPFRLTAPHDNIRYHEVTVSQYPLFEYPPYDLALATRMAEVAEIYDLDLLHVHYAIPHSVSAMLARQMLAKATFARHLPYVTTLHGTDITLVGQDPSYLPVTRFSIEESDGVTAISDYLRERTIQEFAVRKPIEVIHNFVNCDLYKRPKDISAERSVFAEPEEKLLVHLSNFRPVKRIGDVIEIFHRVQEKVPSRLIMIGDGPERSAAEWQVRRLGLLNRVYFLGKQGNVHEKLAISDLMLLPSQLESFGLAALEAMACEVPTIGTNEGGMPEVVEHGKNGFLAPVGDVEQMAAYAIEVLSDEKRLHEMGKLARFEAQSRFCASRIIPEYEKFYRLVLERAS, from the coding sequence ATGAAAATAGGAATCACATGCTATCCCACTTACGGCGGCAGTGGAGTGGTCGCGACCGAGCTCGGCATCGAACTGGCGAATCGCGGGCATGAGGTTCACTTCATCTCCTACTCGCAGCCTTTTCGTCTCACGGCGCCTCACGACAATATTCGCTATCACGAGGTGACGGTCTCGCAATATCCCTTGTTTGAGTACCCTCCGTACGACTTGGCACTCGCTACTCGCATGGCGGAAGTAGCCGAGATCTATGATCTTGACCTGCTGCACGTGCACTACGCCATTCCCCATTCGGTCAGCGCAATGCTGGCGCGGCAAATGCTTGCTAAGGCAACTTTCGCTCGGCACTTGCCTTACGTCACTACTCTGCATGGGACCGACATCACGCTGGTCGGACAAGACCCTTCTTACTTGCCGGTCACGCGGTTCTCGATCGAGGAGAGCGATGGTGTTACTGCCATCTCCGACTACTTGCGCGAGAGAACGATTCAAGAGTTCGCAGTACGCAAGCCGATCGAGGTAATTCATAACTTCGTTAACTGCGATCTTTACAAGCGACCAAAAGACATCAGCGCCGAGCGATCCGTGTTTGCCGAACCTGAGGAGAAGCTGCTCGTCCATCTCTCGAATTTTCGCCCGGTAAAGCGAATTGGAGATGTAATCGAAATCTTTCATCGCGTGCAGGAGAAGGTTCCCTCACGGCTAATCATGATTGGCGATGGTCCCGAGCGCTCGGCGGCGGAATGGCAGGTCCGGCGTCTCGGACTGTTGAATCGCGTGTACTTTTTAGGAAAGCAGGGCAATGTCCACGAGAAGCTTGCCATCTCGGATTTGATGCTTCTCCCGAGTCAGCTCGAGTCCTTCGGTCTGGCTGCTCTCGAAGCCATGGCATGCGAAGTACCAACCATCGGCACCAACGAAGGCGGAATGCCGGAGGTAGTCGAGCACGGCAAGAACGGATTTCTTGCTCCTGTCGGAGACGTGGAGCAGATGGCCGCGTATGCAATTGAAGTTCTTTCCGACGAGAAGCGCTTGCACGAAATGGGCAAGCTGGCGCGATTCGAGGCGCAATCGCGCTTCTGCGCCTCCAGGATTATTCCCGAGTATGAAAAGTTCTATCGACTAGTGCTGGAACGCGCCTCGTAA
- a CDS encoding histidine kinase, with protein MDEKLILITLLIRLGVVAAIASAVVRSRYFKSVLFRNEVRSARQQINIVLFVGVPVALGVWVRAMVPNFSAADVAFESAIIVGVMGGRLAGVGLAALCAVPELWVHEFLSFPMNALAGYVAGAFREFAANREDIWSFSPMVDLSIYRWVRRNFPRPRHDWQVAFFVGILLLQFLREQVGRAFPNHVFFLSSNNLWVEVAIYAGTIAAVAIPIKVWNATRIELKLEEQERLLLQARLDALQSQINPHFLFNTLNSISSLVRVRPEQARELIVKLANILRSLLKKHDAFVLLRDEIDFIDNYLDIEVARFGSEKLRVIKDLEPQTLDVIVPSMMLQPIIENAIKHGLAPKIDGGSIVLRSRFQPEHRLRIDIEDNGVGMTTSNGKFGERRRFARDGDETEAHVEGIGMYNVAERLRVLYGANAHMTVQSSPGIGTRISIEVPLLQTEREFSAASAIYEARSSTSR; from the coding sequence GTGGATGAGAAGCTGATCCTCATTACGCTGCTGATTCGGCTTGGCGTAGTCGCGGCCATCGCCAGCGCCGTGGTGCGGTCTCGCTACTTCAAGTCGGTTTTATTTCGCAATGAGGTGCGCAGCGCGCGCCAGCAGATCAACATCGTCCTCTTCGTTGGCGTACCAGTTGCCTTAGGCGTATGGGTGCGCGCGATGGTCCCGAACTTCTCCGCTGCCGATGTGGCGTTTGAGAGCGCGATCATCGTGGGGGTGATGGGCGGGCGGTTGGCGGGGGTAGGACTTGCAGCACTATGTGCCGTTCCAGAGTTGTGGGTGCATGAGTTTCTTTCCTTTCCTATGAACGCTCTAGCTGGGTACGTCGCCGGAGCTTTTCGAGAGTTCGCCGCGAACCGTGAGGACATCTGGTCGTTTTCTCCAATGGTTGATCTCAGCATCTATCGCTGGGTTCGACGAAACTTTCCACGTCCGCGCCATGACTGGCAGGTTGCGTTCTTTGTAGGAATTCTGCTGCTGCAATTTCTGCGGGAGCAAGTTGGGCGCGCCTTTCCCAATCACGTCTTTTTCCTGAGCAGCAACAATCTGTGGGTGGAAGTGGCCATCTATGCGGGAACCATTGCCGCAGTCGCTATTCCCATAAAGGTCTGGAACGCAACTCGCATCGAATTGAAGCTTGAAGAGCAGGAACGTCTTCTGCTGCAGGCTCGACTCGATGCCCTGCAGAGTCAGATCAACCCGCACTTTCTTTTTAATACGCTGAATTCCATCTCTTCTCTGGTGCGAGTGAGGCCGGAGCAGGCACGCGAGTTGATTGTGAAGCTGGCGAATATTCTTCGCTCTCTTCTCAAGAAGCACGATGCTTTTGTGCTATTGCGGGATGAGATCGACTTCATCGACAACTATCTCGACATCGAAGTTGCGCGTTTCGGCTCAGAGAAGCTGCGCGTGATTAAAGATCTTGAGCCGCAGACGCTCGATGTAATCGTCCCCAGCATGATGCTGCAGCCAATTATCGAGAACGCGATCAAGCACGGATTGGCGCCGAAGATCGACGGTGGCAGCATCGTCCTGCGCAGCCGTTTTCAGCCGGAACATCGTTTGCGCATCGACATTGAAGACAACGGCGTTGGCATGACTACGAGCAACGGCAAGTTTGGCGAGAGAAGAAGATTTGCCCGTGACGGCGACGAGACTGAGGCTCACGTCGAGGGTATAGGAATGTACAACGTCGCCGAGCGTCTGCGCGTGCTGTACGGAGCGAACGCTCACATGACCGTCCAGAGCAGTCCCGGAATAGGAACCCGGATTTCAATCGAAGTTCCATTACTTCAGACGGAGCGAGAGTTCTCTGCCGCTTCGGCAATTTACGAGGCGCGTTCCAGCACTAGTCGATAG
- a CDS encoding halocarboxylic acid dehydrogenase DehI family protein has product MPLSRKRRLTLVREAEASGRTLEIYQEIKAALGVPHVNVIFQAYGAYPAALDAIWNALRPCLETQEFFRCAERLRGEAYTRTHNYFTVPDLCASIQQVHFSTGAQHELTDLVELLHYNNPLLLLIAAAQLQAFEDGPPMAKTAERNAEHPVFTHKPIKISEEEASAPIRKIFDDIKRTLGVTVVNTDYQAFARFPDFLNMYWGALKPTVSSPLYSENRRALHDSALTLAGDLPNAPQLTVERMQESGLSAEEISAAIHITEEFLDLLSGLVLNIAFAKISLEGGNTGKTGPQTEFPKRAA; this is encoded by the coding sequence ATGCCTTTGAGCCGCAAACGGCGCCTGACTCTTGTGCGTGAGGCGGAAGCCTCGGGCCGCACTCTGGAAATCTACCAGGAGATCAAGGCTGCGCTCGGCGTTCCTCATGTGAACGTCATCTTTCAGGCGTATGGCGCCTATCCCGCAGCTCTGGATGCGATCTGGAACGCTTTGCGTCCGTGCCTCGAAACGCAAGAATTCTTTCGTTGCGCAGAGCGACTGCGGGGTGAGGCGTACACCCGGACACACAATTACTTCACGGTACCTGACCTTTGCGCGAGCATCCAGCAAGTACATTTTTCAACCGGGGCTCAGCACGAACTCACCGACTTGGTCGAGCTGTTGCACTACAACAACCCTCTCCTGCTTTTGATTGCCGCCGCTCAGTTGCAAGCATTCGAGGATGGACCGCCAATGGCGAAAACTGCAGAGCGCAATGCGGAGCATCCCGTCTTCACTCACAAGCCGATCAAGATTTCGGAAGAAGAGGCGTCGGCGCCAATCCGAAAGATTTTTGACGATATCAAACGCACGCTGGGAGTCACAGTCGTGAACACCGACTACCAGGCTTTCGCGCGCTTTCCCGATTTCCTCAACATGTATTGGGGTGCGCTCAAACCGACAGTCTCGTCCCCACTCTACAGCGAAAATCGACGTGCGCTGCACGACTCGGCTCTAACGCTTGCGGGCGATCTTCCGAATGCTCCGCAACTCACAGTCGAGCGCATGCAGGAATCAGGCCTCAGCGCCGAGGAGATTAGCGCCGCCATTCACATCACCGAAGAATTTCTCGATCTCCTGTCCGGTCTTGTCCTGAACATCGCCTTTGCCAAGATCTCCCTGGAGGGCGGCAACACCGGGAAGACAGGCCCGCAAACAGAGTTCCCAAAACGGGCAGCTTGA
- a CDS encoding UDP-glucose/GDP-mannose dehydrogenase family protein — protein MKSATNATYLRIDKQVHTNHSDRPKESLNIAIVGSGYVGLVAGACFAEIGHRVILVDSDEKKIAALRNGKVPIHEEFLPELITRHSGTRLSFTQDLASAVRASDAIFIAVGTPPTEDGEADLSYVEQVACEIAEAIDSYKVVVEKSTVPVYTNEWIRRAMVLNGTAEEMFSVVSNPEFLREGTAVTDFLYPDRIVIGADSERAAQMLRRIYEPLTSGRYYEDKLAIPSPARANIPARLILTSAKSAELIKHASNAFLAMKISFVNAVANICEQVGADVQQVTDGIGTDSRIGARFLRPGIGYGGSCFPKDVSAFQAVAAEVGYEFRLLEEVRAINQQQRKRFLRKVRRALWNLRGKNLAVLGLAFKGGTDDVRESPAIAIIECLVHEGCRISAFDPAAMEQAKAVLGSSAIRFSEDAYDAAHNADAVLILTDWEEFANLDLKRLHKELRHPVVVDGRNLYRPEQMAKAGLMYSSIGRPDAMPVNTAIAGLRRVA, from the coding sequence ATGAAAAGTGCAACTAACGCTACTTACCTTCGCATCGACAAACAAGTGCACACAAATCATAGCGACAGACCAAAAGAATCTCTCAATATTGCCATTGTGGGCTCAGGATACGTTGGCCTGGTAGCCGGCGCTTGCTTTGCCGAAATTGGACATCGAGTCATCCTGGTCGACAGCGACGAGAAGAAAATCGCCGCGCTCCGGAATGGGAAAGTTCCAATCCACGAAGAGTTCCTGCCTGAGTTGATCACCAGGCATTCCGGCACGAGGCTCTCGTTCACTCAAGATTTGGCCTCCGCCGTTCGCGCCTCTGATGCCATTTTTATCGCAGTGGGTACGCCTCCAACCGAGGACGGCGAGGCAGATCTTTCCTACGTCGAGCAGGTGGCCTGTGAAATCGCCGAGGCGATTGATAGCTACAAAGTTGTCGTTGAGAAGAGCACCGTGCCGGTGTACACCAACGAATGGATTCGACGAGCAATGGTGCTGAACGGCACCGCGGAGGAGATGTTCAGCGTGGTTTCGAATCCGGAGTTCCTGCGCGAAGGAACTGCGGTGACGGATTTTCTATATCCAGACCGAATCGTCATCGGCGCCGATAGCGAGCGGGCGGCGCAGATGCTGCGGCGAATTTACGAGCCTCTTACATCCGGCCGCTACTACGAAGACAAGCTCGCGATCCCGAGTCCGGCGAGAGCCAACATTCCTGCAAGACTCATTCTGACCAGCGCAAAGAGTGCGGAGCTCATCAAGCATGCGTCAAACGCCTTTTTGGCGATGAAGATTTCATTTGTGAACGCCGTCGCGAACATTTGCGAGCAGGTTGGAGCCGATGTTCAGCAGGTAACCGATGGGATCGGGACGGACTCACGCATTGGAGCAAGGTTCCTGCGTCCAGGAATCGGATATGGTGGTTCGTGCTTCCCCAAAGACGTCTCAGCATTCCAGGCAGTGGCAGCGGAAGTGGGATACGAATTCCGTCTTCTTGAGGAAGTACGCGCGATCAATCAGCAGCAGCGTAAGCGCTTTCTGCGGAAAGTGCGGCGGGCGTTGTGGAACTTGCGCGGAAAGAACCTCGCCGTCCTCGGTTTGGCATTCAAGGGTGGGACTGACGATGTCCGGGAATCGCCGGCCATCGCGATTATCGAGTGCCTTGTGCATGAAGGCTGCCGCATCTCTGCATTTGATCCCGCAGCGATGGAACAAGCGAAAGCGGTGCTTGGCTCATCGGCAATTCGATTTTCCGAAGACGCCTACGATGCAGCGCACAATGCTGATGCCGTGTTGATACTCACGGATTGGGAGGAGTTCGCGAATCTCGATTTGAAACGCCTGCACAAAGAGCTGCGTCATCCCGTAGTGGTCGATGGACGGAACCTCTACCGTCCCGAGCAAATGGCCAAAGCCGGATTGATGTACTCCAGCATTGGAAGACCGGACGCGATGCCGGTGAATACGGCCATCGCAGGTCTGAGGCGAGTCGCTTAG